A window of the Dyadobacter pollutisoli genome harbors these coding sequences:
- a CDS encoding PfkB family carbohydrate kinase → MDQSRIKNILEKISLVKIAVYGDFCLDSYWVMDERGSEVSIETGLQAQAVARHYYTPGGAGNVVANLSALKPAAIKVIGAVGDDMQGRELTSQLNALRADTSALFIQKADFNTYSYLKRLVDGREEPRIDFGVYNERSIDTDQLILDALEASLQQYDALIFNQQVTGSINNESFIEKANILFAKYPDKIVMLDSRHFNDRFKNTFLKANDKEIASLTGLQVSPGENVPVVDVKKYGKEVYDKSQKPVFVTCGERGIIAFDDHGYHEVQGLQLKNKLDTVGAGDTAISAIALCLAAGISPAEAAIFGNFAAGVTVQKLYTTGTANAEEILNISNEPDYIYNADLAENERSAVYVPDTEFELCAPEVLEKLGHIRYAVFDHDGTISSLRQGWEEIMEPVMMKSILGDHYETIDSATFHKVLAHCKEFIHKTTGIQTIYQMEGLVNLVREFGYVPEDKILDKFQYKEIYNDGLMEMVNKRMAKLASGELGQEDYTLKGAVAFLHELKERGVTMYLASGTDADDVRNEAEMLGYADLFDGGIYGALKDYTKFSKKMIIEKIIRDNNLRGNELAVFGDGPDEIREGRRAGGVSVGITSNEVQRFGHNPAKRPRLVKAGAQLLIPDFSQYKKLVTLLFQENVNYADA, encoded by the coding sequence ATGGACCAAAGCCGCATCAAAAATATTCTTGAAAAAATCTCCCTTGTAAAAATTGCTGTCTACGGCGATTTCTGTCTTGACTCCTACTGGGTCATGGATGAGCGGGGCTCAGAAGTTTCCATTGAAACAGGTTTACAGGCGCAAGCCGTTGCCAGGCATTATTATACTCCCGGAGGTGCGGGCAATGTCGTGGCCAATCTTTCTGCGCTGAAACCGGCCGCCATTAAAGTGATCGGTGCCGTGGGCGACGATATGCAGGGGCGTGAACTTACATCGCAACTGAACGCGCTGCGCGCGGACACCTCGGCACTTTTTATCCAAAAGGCTGATTTCAATACATATAGTTATCTGAAACGCCTTGTTGACGGGCGGGAAGAACCGCGGATAGATTTCGGTGTATATAATGAAAGAAGCATTGATACGGACCAGCTTATATTAGATGCACTCGAAGCGTCATTGCAACAATATGATGCATTGATTTTCAACCAGCAGGTGACGGGCAGCATCAATAATGAAAGCTTCATTGAAAAGGCTAACATTCTTTTTGCCAAATACCCTGATAAGATCGTTATGCTCGATTCTCGGCATTTTAATGACCGGTTTAAGAACACTTTCCTCAAAGCCAACGACAAGGAAATTGCCTCGCTGACAGGTCTGCAAGTCAGTCCTGGTGAAAATGTGCCGGTGGTCGATGTGAAAAAGTATGGCAAGGAGGTTTATGATAAATCCCAAAAACCTGTTTTCGTAACCTGCGGCGAGCGTGGCATTATTGCTTTTGACGATCACGGTTACCATGAAGTTCAGGGATTGCAGCTTAAAAACAAACTGGATACGGTAGGCGCCGGGGATACTGCCATCAGCGCCATTGCATTGTGTCTCGCGGCTGGCATAAGCCCTGCCGAGGCTGCCATTTTTGGCAATTTCGCTGCCGGTGTTACGGTTCAGAAACTGTACACAACCGGTACTGCCAATGCTGAAGAGATCCTCAACATCAGCAATGAACCCGACTACATATATAATGCTGACCTGGCAGAAAACGAGCGCAGCGCGGTGTATGTACCCGACACAGAGTTTGAGCTTTGCGCACCTGAAGTGCTGGAAAAGTTGGGACATATAAGGTATGCCGTTTTCGATCACGACGGCACGATCAGTTCGCTGAGGCAGGGCTGGGAGGAAATTATGGAGCCAGTCATGATGAAATCCATCCTGGGCGACCACTATGAAACCATCGATTCGGCTACTTTTCATAAGGTATTAGCGCATTGCAAGGAATTTATCCACAAGACAACGGGTATCCAGACCATTTATCAAATGGAAGGACTGGTGAACCTCGTCAGAGAATTCGGATATGTGCCTGAGGATAAGATTCTTGACAAATTCCAGTACAAGGAAATTTACAATGATGGCCTCATGGAAATGGTCAACAAACGAATGGCAAAGCTTGCTTCGGGAGAACTTGGTCAGGAAGATTACACGCTGAAAGGTGCCGTAGCTTTCCTGCATGAGCTCAAAGAACGGGGCGTAACCATGTACCTGGCGAGCGGTACCGATGCAGATGACGTTAGAAATGAGGCTGAAATGCTCGGCTATGCCGATCTGTTCGACGGCGGTATTTACGGTGCATTGAAGGACTACACCAAGTTTTCGAAAAAAATGATCATTGAAAAGATCATCCGGGATAACAACCTGCGTGGTAATGAACTCGCGGTTTTCGGCGACGGACCTGACGAAATACGGGAAGGAAGGCGCGCAGGCGGCGTTTCGGTGGGTATTACGAGCAATGAGGTGCAGCGTTTCGGGCATAACCCGGCCAAACGTCCACGCCTCGTGAAAGCGGGAGCGCAGTTGCTGATCCCCGACTTTTCCCAATACAAAAAGCTGGTAACCCTTCTCTTTCAGGAAAATGTAAATTACGCCGACGCATGA
- a CDS encoding RNA polymerase sigma factor: MAYPDENTLRKVTQGDEAAFAELYNYYKTPALRFTISLLKDEEEAENMVQDVFIKIWVKRTHIKPDYNFNSYLFTCLRNMAFDHFKKIEKSEQLRKHYMEAIRTAGEEEREENERRLGLVQAAVDSLSIKRKLILKLNIEEGKSYQEIAEFLRISKNTVKNQLVKAKQILREKVDFATV; encoded by the coding sequence GTGGCCTACCCCGACGAAAACACGCTCAGAAAAGTAACGCAAGGTGATGAAGCAGCCTTTGCAGAACTGTACAATTATTACAAGACGCCTGCGCTGCGTTTTACTATCTCATTGTTGAAAGATGAGGAAGAAGCGGAAAATATGGTACAGGATGTGTTCATCAAGATCTGGGTGAAAAGGACGCATATTAAGCCCGATTATAACTTCAATTCCTACCTGTTTACCTGCCTTAGAAACATGGCATTCGATCATTTCAAAAAGATCGAAAAGAGCGAGCAGCTTCGTAAACATTATATGGAGGCGATCCGGACGGCCGGTGAGGAGGAGAGGGAAGAAAATGAAAGAAGACTTGGACTGGTTCAGGCAGCGGTCGACTCACTGTCGATCAAAAGAAAGCTGATCCTGAAACTCAATATAGAAGAAGGGAAATCATACCAGGAAATCGCTGAGTTTTTGAGAATATCTAAAAACACGGTGAAGAACCAGCTCGTGAAAGCCAAGCAGATTTTAAGAGAAAAGGTCGATTTTGCTACGGTTTAG
- the lgt gene encoding prolipoprotein diacylglyceryl transferase, which produces MISYILWDASPEIFTIPEFLGFGPFPVRWYGLLFALGFLIGQQIMIHIFKKEGRSLEDIDALTLYMVLSTVIGARVGHFLFYEPEVLFKNPMEVILPPYAGLASHGAIIGIITGLWLYSRSRRASGQTFFWVADRMVITIALAGAFIRFGNLMNSEIVGKPTDVPWSFIFVHNTEFRQIPRHPAQLYESISCFILFFVLLWIWNKYKAATPRGLLVGVFFIWVFTLRFIYEFFKENQEAFEANYALNMGQILSIPAVLLGIYFIINSRNNPVKEVS; this is translated from the coding sequence ATGATTTCGTATATTCTCTGGGACGCCAGTCCTGAAATATTTACTATTCCCGAATTCCTTGGCTTTGGCCCCTTCCCTGTTCGCTGGTACGGTCTTCTTTTTGCACTTGGTTTCCTGATCGGACAGCAAATTATGATCCATATCTTTAAAAAAGAAGGAAGATCCCTCGAAGATATTGATGCGCTGACACTTTACATGGTTTTATCGACTGTAATCGGTGCGCGCGTGGGTCATTTTCTTTTTTATGAACCCGAAGTGCTTTTCAAAAATCCCATGGAGGTAATACTGCCTCCTTACGCCGGCTTAGCAAGTCACGGAGCTATTATCGGGATCATTACCGGGCTCTGGCTTTATTCCAGGTCACGGCGGGCCTCGGGGCAAACGTTCTTTTGGGTTGCCGACAGAATGGTGATCACCATTGCCCTGGCAGGTGCGTTTATCAGATTTGGAAACCTCATGAATTCCGAGATCGTCGGCAAACCGACCGATGTGCCTTGGAGCTTCATTTTTGTACACAATACCGAGTTCAGGCAAATACCACGCCATCCCGCGCAGCTTTACGAATCCATTTCATGCTTCATACTGTTTTTCGTCCTATTGTGGATCTGGAACAAATATAAGGCTGCTACTCCGCGTGGCTTATTGGTGGGCGTGTTCTTTATCTGGGTCTTTACGCTGCGATTTATCTATGAATTTTTCAAAGAAAACCAGGAGGCTTTCGAGGCCAATTATGCGCTCAATATGGGCCAGATCCTGAGTATTCCCGCAGTACTTCTCGGCATTTATTTCATTATTAATTCAAGAAATAATCCGGTGAAGGAGGTAAGCTAA
- the yidD gene encoding membrane protein insertion efficiency factor YidD encodes MKFLLIGLVRIYQGVLSPYLPNSCRYTPTCSQYMVQAVQKHGAIKGGWMGLKRIARCHPWGGHGHDPVP; translated from the coding sequence ATGAAATTTTTACTCATAGGGCTGGTCCGGATTTACCAGGGAGTGCTGTCGCCTTACCTGCCCAATTCCTGCCGGTATACACCCACTTGTTCGCAATATATGGTTCAGGCGGTGCAAAAGCATGGTGCAATAAAGGGAGGCTGGATGGGATTGAAAAGGATAGCCAGATGCCATCCCTGGGGCGGTCACGGCCACGACCCGGTACCATAA
- a CDS encoding AAA family ATPase, with amino-acid sequence MYIEKIKEVLEEMGKVVVGQDKLLNRLLIGLFTGGHILLEGVPGLAKTLTINVMAKVLHLDFKRIQFTPDLLPADLIGTMIYKPKIGDYEVKKGPIFSNIILADEVNRSPAKVQSALLEAMQEKQVTIGDETYLLDRPFVVLATQNPVEQEGTYPLPEAQIDRFMMKVYVDYLDKAKELEVMRRMSDINYDYQIRPILNKEDIFAIRDNVNKVNISDTLERYIIELVFATRRPLDYGLRDEARYIQFGVSPRATIYLNRAAKALAYLEGRDYVLPEDIKELAPDIMNHRILLNYEAEADGVRTMTIIDSILRKVAIG; translated from the coding sequence ATGTATATAGAAAAAATAAAGGAAGTACTGGAAGAAATGGGCAAGGTTGTTGTGGGGCAGGACAAATTGCTCAACAGGCTGCTGATAGGGCTTTTTACAGGAGGCCATATCTTGCTGGAAGGTGTTCCGGGCCTAGCCAAAACCCTCACGATCAATGTGATGGCCAAAGTACTTCACCTTGATTTTAAACGTATCCAGTTCACGCCCGACCTTTTACCGGCGGATTTGATCGGTACCATGATCTACAAACCAAAGATCGGGGATTACGAAGTCAAAAAAGGGCCGATATTCTCTAATATTATATTGGCCGATGAAGTGAACCGCTCACCTGCCAAAGTGCAGTCCGCATTATTAGAAGCCATGCAGGAAAAACAGGTGACGATTGGTGACGAAACCTACCTGTTGGACCGTCCATTTGTAGTACTGGCTACACAAAACCCGGTAGAGCAGGAAGGAACCTACCCGCTTCCCGAGGCACAGATCGACCGGTTTATGATGAAAGTCTACGTCGATTATCTTGATAAAGCGAAGGAACTGGAAGTGATGCGTCGCATGTCCGACATTAACTACGACTACCAGATCAGGCCGATCCTGAACAAGGAGGATATTTTTGCTATCCGTGACAATGTCAATAAGGTCAACATTTCGGATACACTTGAAAGATATATCATCGAACTCGTTTTTGCGACCCGCCGTCCGCTCGACTACGGTTTGCGCGACGAGGCGCGTTACATTCAGTTCGGAGTTTCACCCCGCGCTACTATTTATCTGAACCGTGCCGCCAAAGCACTCGCTTACCTGGAAGGAAGAGATTATGTATTGCCCGAAGATATTAAAGAGCTCGCACCGGACATTATGAACCACCGGATCCTGCTGAATTATGAAGCGGAAGCGGATGGGGTACGTACGATGACGATCATTGATTCTATTCTACGGAAAGTCGCGATCGGATAA
- the prmC gene encoding peptide chain release factor N(5)-glutamine methyltransferase — protein MTSARQLYQYILKGIKVYPEKEAQAITFMLLEHFMRLRNIDVLVDRPVPETTAQPDWTSIIERLNNNEPVQHIIGSTEFCGLEFRVSSSVLIPRPETEELVRMVTRDYAEPDKNISILDIGTGSGCIAIVLARFLPHVSVHAWDVSDEALEVAKENARQLIADVTFAKQDMLNVTFPLPGNIVQFDCLVSNPPYVTYSEAENMRPNVLRFEPHEALFVEDNDPLLFYKAIADFGIHHLKHGGKCYVEINEHFGAETKKVFEERNYKNVEILRDIHGKDRFVRAIWK, from the coding sequence ATGACTTCGGCACGCCAGCTATATCAATACATTCTAAAAGGCATTAAAGTATATCCGGAAAAAGAGGCGCAAGCGATAACATTCATGTTGCTTGAGCATTTCATGAGACTTCGCAACATTGATGTCCTGGTTGACCGGCCAGTCCCTGAAACCACGGCCCAGCCTGACTGGACGAGTATTATTGAGCGACTTAACAACAATGAGCCTGTTCAACATATCATTGGCTCCACAGAATTTTGCGGCCTCGAATTCAGGGTATCTTCCTCCGTGCTAATCCCCCGTCCAGAAACCGAAGAACTGGTTAGAATGGTGACGCGTGACTATGCCGAGCCTGACAAAAACATCTCAATCCTCGACATTGGAACCGGAAGTGGCTGTATTGCCATTGTACTCGCGCGTTTTTTACCTCACGTGTCCGTTCATGCATGGGATGTGTCGGACGAGGCATTGGAAGTTGCCAAAGAAAATGCACGCCAACTGATCGCAGACGTGACTTTTGCGAAGCAGGATATGCTCAATGTAACTTTCCCGCTGCCTGGAAATATCGTTCAATTCGATTGCCTCGTGAGTAACCCGCCTTACGTTACTTACTCCGAAGCGGAGAATATGCGGCCTAATGTACTGCGCTTTGAACCACATGAAGCATTATTTGTAGAAGATAATGACCCGCTACTTTTTTATAAAGCCATTGCCGATTTTGGAATTCACCATTTGAAACATGGCGGTAAATGCTACGTGGAAATCAACGAACATTTCGGCGCCGAGACCAAAAAGGTTTTTGAAGAGAGGAATTACAAAAATGTGGAAATCCTGCGCGACATTCACGGAAAAGACCGGTTTGTAAGAGCGATCTGGAAATAA
- the ribD gene encoding bifunctional diaminohydroxyphosphoribosylaminopyrimidine deaminase/5-amino-6-(5-phosphoribosylamino)uracil reductase RibD has product MEADIQWMKRALHLAGYGRGNVSPNPMVGCVIVHDGLIIGEGWHRQYGGPHAEVRAVEDAEEKGNGHLLEHATAYVTLEPCSHTGKTPPCADLLIRKKLKRVVICNDDPNPLVSGRGVRRMSDAGIEIETKLLEEEGLALNKRFFTSMVEKRPYVILKWAETADGFLGSAIGAQVRISGPLSNMRVHQWRAEEDAILVGYKTALLDNPKLNVRHWSGRNPVRIVLDRYLRLPNHLHLFDGSQHTDVVNYEKQSTFSGEPERYNGTPGTSYLQIVPGDNEIAQLLEGLRSRGIQSVFVEGGAAVINAFLNAGLWDEIRRCQGAQKLGEGVVAPTPRGTLTGSEKVQDDLWTYYSKI; this is encoded by the coding sequence ATGGAGGCAGATATTCAATGGATGAAACGGGCATTGCACCTGGCCGGTTATGGTCGCGGAAACGTGAGCCCCAATCCTATGGTGGGCTGTGTGATCGTTCATGACGGACTAATTATTGGCGAAGGCTGGCATCGTCAGTATGGAGGGCCTCATGCCGAGGTGCGTGCGGTAGAAGACGCGGAGGAAAAAGGTAACGGACATTTATTGGAACATGCCACCGCCTATGTAACCCTGGAACCGTGTTCACACACAGGCAAAACGCCTCCATGCGCGGATTTATTGATCCGTAAAAAATTGAAAAGAGTGGTGATTTGCAATGACGACCCCAATCCATTGGTTTCGGGCCGGGGCGTGCGCCGAATGAGCGACGCAGGCATTGAGATTGAAACAAAGCTGCTGGAAGAAGAAGGTTTGGCGCTTAACAAGCGGTTTTTTACATCCATGGTGGAGAAAAGACCTTATGTGATCTTGAAATGGGCGGAAACGGCCGATGGTTTTTTAGGTAGCGCCATAGGTGCGCAGGTCCGGATCAGCGGCCCGCTTTCCAATATGCGAGTACATCAGTGGCGAGCGGAAGAAGACGCGATTTTGGTCGGATATAAAACAGCATTGCTGGATAACCCGAAGCTTAATGTCCGGCACTGGTCTGGCAGAAACCCTGTCAGGATCGTTTTGGACAGATATTTGCGGCTTCCGAACCACCTCCATTTGTTTGACGGCTCACAGCATACCGATGTTGTGAACTACGAAAAGCAGAGTACATTCAGCGGGGAACCGGAAAGATACAACGGAACTCCCGGCACGAGTTACCTGCAAATAGTGCCTGGCGACAACGAAATCGCGCAGTTACTGGAAGGTTTGCGCAGTCGGGGCATTCAATCGGTATTTGTGGAAGGCGGAGCGGCGGTTATCAATGCATTTCTGAATGCAGGTCTTTGGGACGAGATCAGAAGATGCCAGGGTGCGCAGAAACTCGGTGAAGGCGTAGTTGCACCCACACCAAGAGGTACGCTTACCGGTTCGGAAAAAGTTCAGGATGACTTGTGGACGTATTATTCCAAAATTTAA
- a CDS encoding shikimate dehydrogenase family protein, protein MDLYGLIGYPLTHSFSKRYFTDKFTREKIKESSYELFEMKSLEELPALLKKKTDLRGLNVTIPYKKDVIAYLDDLDDASAERIGAVNTIKIYADGSTKGFNTDYYGFRQSLVEWLDRRGEACSSFKALVLGNGGAAKAVQVALQDLEMEYTLVSRQKSEDSLLYEELTEEIMASHLMIINTTPLGTFPNTEECPSLPYQWVTKRHYLYDLVYNPAETLFLKNGAANGAATQNGLKMLELQAEKAWEIWTNEENLWSV, encoded by the coding sequence ATGGATTTATACGGTTTAATCGGATACCCCCTCACGCATTCCTTTTCCAAGCGATATTTCACAGATAAGTTTACCAGAGAGAAGATCAAAGAGAGCAGCTATGAGCTTTTTGAAATGAAATCACTGGAAGAACTGCCCGCCCTTTTGAAGAAAAAGACGGATCTAAGAGGGCTGAATGTGACCATTCCATACAAAAAAGACGTAATCGCCTACCTGGACGATCTGGATGATGCTTCCGCAGAACGTATTGGTGCCGTCAATACCATTAAAATTTATGCTGACGGCAGTACCAAGGGTTTTAATACCGATTACTATGGTTTCCGTCAATCCCTCGTCGAGTGGCTCGACCGTCGTGGTGAGGCTTGCAGCAGTTTCAAAGCATTGGTACTGGGCAATGGCGGTGCGGCCAAGGCGGTGCAGGTCGCTTTACAAGACCTGGAAATGGAGTACACGCTGGTTTCAAGACAAAAAAGTGAAGACTCGCTGCTTTACGAAGAACTGACTGAAGAGATTATGGCGTCGCACCTGATGATCATTAATACTACACCGCTGGGTACATTCCCTAATACTGAAGAATGTCCTTCTTTACCTTATCAATGGGTAACCAAAAGACATTATCTGTACGATCTGGTTTACAATCCGGCCGAAACATTGTTTTTGAAAAATGGTGCAGCAAACGGGGCTGCTACACAAAACGGGTTGAAAATGCTCGAACTGCAAGCCGAAAAAGCATGGGAGATCTGGACGAATGAAGAAAACCTCTGGAGTGTTTAA